In Deinococcus aquiradiocola, the sequence ACATGACCACCATTGCCAACGGCATCCAGGAAGTGTCCACCGAGCTCGCCAGCGTCAGCAGCCGCGTCAGCGACCTCGAGAAGCTGACCGCCGACCAGCAGGCCCGCATCACGGCCCTGGAGACGCAGGCCGCGACCCTCAACAGCAGCGCCGCCAGCACCGACACGACCGCCCTCACCGCCCGCATCGACGCGCTCGAGACGGCCGTGAAGAACATCCCCGCAGGCCCCACCGGCCCTCAGGGTCCCGCTGGCCCTGCCGGCAGCGCCGCGAACACCACCGCCCTCGAAGCTCGCCTCGCGGCACTCGAAGCGCGCGTGAACGCCCAGCCCGCCACCAGCACCACCACGACCACCACCAACAACACCACCAACCCCAGCACCATCGTGATCGGTGACACCGGCACGCCCGCCACCACGGCCAGCAACGCGGGCCGCCTGTACGTCGGCGCGAACTACGACTACTCGCTCGGCGGCAACCAGGAGCGCGGCAGTTACGGCGCCGTCGTCGGCACGACCCAGGCGATCGGCCCGGTCGGCGCGCAGGTCTCCGTGGACTACGAGCCCAAGAACGGCACCATCAACGCCGACGCGAGCGCCACCTACCGCATCAACGACGGCGGCACCATCTCCCCCTACGTCGGCGCCGGGTTCGGCCTGACGAGCAGCAAGACCCGCGACACCGCGAACCGCAACGT encodes:
- a CDS encoding S-layer homology domain-containing protein, producing MHIQNTKILTIASTLALALGVAGAQTAPAATTATTTQVTTFTDVPAGHWAKDAVDVIVQKGLIQGFPDGTFRGNENLTRYQAALIFYRLLQSGTLSSGSVSSTDMTTIANGIQEVSTELASVSSRVSDLEKLTADQQARITALETQAATLNSSAASTDTTALTARIDALETAVKNIPAGPTGPQGPAGPAGSAANTTALEARLAALEARVNAQPATSTTTTTTNNTTNPSTIVIGDTGTPATTASNAGRLYVGANYDYSLGGNQERGSYGAVVGTTQAIGPVGAQVSVDYEPKNGTINADASATYRINDGGTISPYVGAGFGLTSSKTRDTANRNVAATTGTSTDYSVNGLVGVDYKFTDSIGVYAEAMGRYYITNSGIGTGLDGNTTTGANKSGFGSTAKAGLKFFF